One window of the Pieris rapae chromosome 13, ilPieRapa1.1, whole genome shotgun sequence genome contains the following:
- the LOC111004231 gene encoding uncharacterized protein LOC111004231 — protein sequence MSDPKREQHPLLGDDFSEDECLPDSPRYQWRDLNKTRTKYCIRGAASILKQWPDHVSSLLAYWWMGLAMIGFTVLIIYNSVLAIAVIPSPKINKVPSNIKTNDLIEYDAYKTVNMHVIVDNLGVDLSNYIPYIEIITKEHPAFKYNFMILLNDIEYSNKIPKEKDISRNTSWKDNNLSLETVINVQRKSLSEFLNESPIKKYWIHLPQQFLGFLIRCISIWNKGGISINPQLFTPESPHPHYIEKVQDIFRRFEENNSKRGRKKSNMTKTKKVNNIRDIIDALDNESLEMDDQLKDVNVAEENKTFLVVDRNSSDWIQKNISVNKKEYTVNKILRKHLPHNMLDVKPVNKYSKDNFILDSKDDGKTLFPMFLKFLFSPKAILHKREDNSTNEISDSYEINGQQTAFKLTKKINKKNTNTFGKVQNMPMKSLGLDYDLNIDLKGNIVATKTSCHAFLGTVFNTAIHHIKDETVTDLIISELSTFCKGNWIYCKGVDVILL from the exons ATGAGTGATCCGAAGCGAGAGCAGCATCCATTGCTTGGCGATGACTTTTCTGAAGACGAATGTCTCCCAGATAGCCCAAGGTATCAATGGCGGGATTTGAACAAAACCAGAACTAAATACTGCATAAGGGGAGCTGCATCTATTCTCAAACAGTGGCCAg atcACGTATCTTCACTTTTGGCATATTGGTGGATGGGCCTAGCCATGATTGGTTTTAcagtacttattatttataatagcgtGTTAGCGATTGCAGTGATTCCATCGccgaaaataaacaaagttccttcaaatattaaaacaaacgaCTTAATTGAATATGATGCATACAAAACAGTCAATATGCATGTTATAGTAGACAATCTAGGCGTTgacttaagtaattatataccttatattgaaattataactAAAGAGCATCctgcttttaaatataattttatgatacttttaaatgatatcgaatattcaaataaaataccaaaGGAAAAAGATATATCCCGGAACACGTCATGGAAAGATAACAATCTGTCTCTGGAAACTGTAATAAATGTGCAACGTAAATCATTATCAGAGTTTTTGAATGAGTCACCTATAAAAAAGTACTGGATACATTTGCCACAACAGTTTCTGGGATTTCTCATTCGTTGTATCTCAATATGGAATAAAGGTGGGATATCAATAAACCCACAGTTATTTACACCTGAATCGCCGCACCCTCATTATATCGAGAAAGTTCAAGATATATTTCGGAGATTCGAGGAAAATAATTCTAAGCGAGGCCGTAAAAAGAGTAATATGACAAAAACTAagaaagttaataatattcgTGACATTATAGATGCCCTAGATAATGAAAGCCTTGAAATGGATGATCAATTGAAAGACGTCAATGTTGCagaagaaaacaaaacatttttagtagTAGATAGGAATAGTTCTGATTGGATACAAAAGAACATTAGTGTGAATAAAAAAGAgtatacagtaaataaaattttaaggaaaCATTTACCGCATAATATGTTGGATGTCAAAccagtaaataaatactcaaaagataattttatccTAGATAGTAAAGATGATGGTAAAACACTATTTCCTATGttccttaaatttttattctcaCCTAAagcaattttacataaaagagAAGACAACAGTACAAACGAAATAAGTGACTCTTACGAAATTAATGGACAGCAAACCGCTTTtaaacttacaaaaaaaatcaataagaaGAATACTAATACTTTTGGTAAAGTTCAAAATATGCCAATGAAGTCATTAGGTCTTGATTATGACTTGAATATAGACTTGAAAGGTAATATAGTTGCAACTAAAACTTCTTGTCATGCCTTTTTGGGTACAGTTTTTAATACTGCAATACACCACATTAAAGATGAAACAGTCACCGATCTTATAATTTCGGAATTATCTACATTTTGTAAAGGTAATTGGATTTACTGTAAAGGTGTTgatgttattttattgtag
- the LOC111004249 gene encoding serine-rich adhesin for platelets produces the protein MVCLKLQIILLILFRDALMIDTNDTSGYRKERVNGHIVKLNSNKQNTIHCDGEGFRPDQEDCTIYYRCVKSNNDKYNTFRFQCPAGTVFDTYRGICNYPQISIKHSGCKIPSEEQHYDNKIMDNDSELPKPIVNRDDISYNNPLPDYDELSDDYQKVPYQHAYPVTPSTVGYSTERYTERPSFLDKNENDDNRCRTDGFMGDTNNCKKFYRCVSNLRGGYIRYEFMCNDATIWDDNTQGCNHAWMARNSKCRKDDTYADINDINMDFGNKNNADKNLDQKQDNEDFPNNYNQPHIEPLQTTTQKPIKIDSTTRTEKPYNKPTLSSVQIHKFGDKIIGYGDSVSNSITTDSLQEPYSDKYHSEMCSRNGFFGYPENCKKFYRCIESSNGKYVRYDFSCSDGTVWDDHLKTCNFAWAVKECGSFVPLRDETKDVTTTKVNVLSSTVHTSSSRPPIDEFFGQTTANNQQIITPSTLSDIGASVTYDSYQEECNSNGFYGDKNNCQNFYRCIETRRGVFTKLAYKCGEGTLWDPSIEGCNHAWAVKNCTVSVVNSQTIADTPVITTVSLIQTTTQANEILEHTFDSLYSQGSNQFTVSTPKNINNFENNVTHNKCTSSGFIGDANDCQKFYRCVDSGSGKFTLYEFTCGENTVWDSSIESCNHAWAVKKCGGVETVQSQPATHGNAPDSSYSISTTRTSEVDEENKPYKPTPQTETGQQPQLSTTTTTTKIPLTSDQNEEINTSSSNKCTEEGYFGNMDDCKKFYRCVDNGKAGLQMYEYSCGEGTIWDQRLKACNHPHDVEHPSCSTSSQTLSNNDASITSELPTSKVSSTSTVLPATTIENTYSNIIEPSTTAKPYQQSTSSSVTINPVDENTCSKEGYFGNSKDCGKFYRCVDNGKNSFTKYDFTCGEGTIWDQDIIACNHPQDVEHPSCSSNVSSTESTTTEKHTEVPSSTTAKISTRSSTISTTLTTTTTSSPTSTSTTPKTLTSTTTSATPSSDTINSFDENTCSEEGYFGNTKDCGKFYRCVDNGKNSFTKYDFTCGEGTIWDQDILACNHPQDVEHPSCSSNITPAESTTTEKQTDVPSSTTANISTSSSTISNIQTTTTTSSPTSTSTTPKTLTSTTTSATPSNDTSFDENTCSEEGYFGNTKDCGKFYRCVDNGKNSFTKYDFTCGEGTIWDQDIIACNHPQDVEHPSCSSNVSSTESTTTEKHTEVPSSTTAKISTSSSTISTTLTTTTTSSPTSTSTTPKTTTTSSTPSSTITTESSTVANNENQTSMEGQEKGNFTCTKAGFYPNPNDCKKFYRCVDWYNNGTSFSIFHFDCGEGTIWDPSLDTCNYEDSVYPPRNCNGSSIQTQNNTESTTSASSSTDTTTTKATTAMTTGEPSTTEESSSTSTTEQSSSTSTTEQSSSTSTTEQSSSSSTTEQSSTLSTTEQSSSTQTSTTTEQQTSTTEKSTTQTEASSTEQSTTATSESTTTDRSTTPIDQTDKTTAESSTSEGTTQSSSTEQQSTSNTDSSSEPTDNDKTTTEATQQTTESTTSSPTKDKCPEMNEDQYAYVCPTSFRRHPKYCNLFYQCTEDDDSHDLKIALFHCPNNTIYDESKTQCVDENKASKKCDGTLAQTHRIKRFSNDYIDPIIVGTDSYACPNVGYFPFERNQECSQAMLKCQRSRNNNLTGYVFRCPEGYTFWSKSKRCERISRIKDCKRSIYPWDKRHDIPKEVHNVALY, from the exons atggtttgtttaaaattacaaatcatTTTGTTAATTCTGTTTCGCGACGCCTTAATGATTGATACCAATG ACACTTCGGGATATCGCAAGGAAAGAGTTAATGGTCACATAGTAAAGCTtaattcaaacaaacaaaatacaattcatTGTGATGGAGAGGGATTTCGACCAGATCAAGAAGACTGTACAATTTACTACCGTTGCGTAAAATCGAATAACGAcaaatataacacatttcgA ttcCAGTGCCCTGCCGGTACAGTTTTCGATACATATAGAGGAATTTGCAACTACCCACAAATAAGCATAAAGCATTCTGGGTGCAAAATTCCAAGTGAAGAACAGcactatgataataaaattatggatAATGATAGTGAATTGCCTAAGCCAATAGTTAACAGAGATGATATAAGTTATAACAATCCACTGCCTGATTATGATGAACTATCAGATGATTACCAGAAAGTACCATATCAACATGCATATCCAGTTACGCCTTCTACTGTAGGGTACAGCACAGAAAGATATACTGAAAGACCATCGTTTTTGGATAAAAATGAAAACGATGACAATCGCTGTAGAACAGATGGATTTATGGGTGATACGAATAATTGTAAGAAATTCTATAGATGTGTGAGCAATTTAAGAGGAGGGTATATTAGGTATGAGTTCATGTGTAATGATGCCACGATATGGGATGATAACACGCAAGGGTGTAATCATGCATGGATGGCCCGAAATTCTAAGTGTAGAAAGGACGACACCTATGCTGATATAAATGACATTAATATGGactttggaaataaaaataacgctGATAAAAACTTGGATCAAAAACAGGATAACGAAGATTTTCCGAATAATTACAATCAGCCACACATTGAACCCCTTCAGACAACCACCCAGAAGCCGATAAAAATAGATTCAACTACTCGTACGGAAAAACCATACAATAAACCTACATTAAGTTCAGTTCAAATCCACAAATTTGGTGACAAAATAATAGGATATGGTGATTCAGTATCGAATTCGATTACCACAGATAGTTTACAAGAGCCATATTCTGATAAATATCATAGTGAAATGTGTTCTCGAAATGGTTTCTTTGGTTACCCTGAAAACTGTAAGAAGTTTTATAGATGTATTGAAAGTTCAAATGGAAAATATGTACGATACGACTTTTCATGTAGTGATGGAACTGTGTGGGAtgatcatttaaaaacatgtaaTTTTGCTTGGGCGGTAAAGGAATGTGGTTCCTTTGTTCCTCTCAGAGATGAAACGAAAGACGTTACAACAACAAAAGTAAATGTACTATCGTCAACAGTACACACAAGCAGTTCTAGGCCTCCCATAGATGAATTCTTCGGACAAACTACTGCCAACAATCAACAAATTATTACACCTTCAACCTTAAGTGATATTGGAGCTTCTGTGACATACGATTCGTACCAAGAGGAATGTAACTCTAATGGATTCTAtggtgataaaaataattgccaAAATTTTTATAGATGTATTGAAACTAGACGAGGTGTTTTTACAAAGTTAGCATATAAATGTGGCGAAGGTACGTTATGGGATCCTAGCATTGAAGGATGTAATCACGCATGGGCTGTTAAAAACTGCACTGTTTCCGTAGTAAATAGCCAAACGATAGCTGACACACCAGTTATAACTACTGTTTCTCTTATACAAACCACCACACAAGCAAATGAAATATTGGAACATACATTTGATTCCCTATACAGCCAAGGATCCAATCAATTTACAGTTTCCAcaccaaaaaatataaacaattttgaaaacaatGTTACGCATAATAAATGTACTAGCTCTGGTTTTATAGGCGATGCTAATGACTGTCAAAAGTTTTACAGATGTGTAGATAGTGGCAGTGGGAAGTTCACTCTATATGAGTTTACATGTGGTGAAAACACTGTCTGGGATTCTAGTATTGAGTCATGCAATCACGCATGGGCTGTTAAGAAATGTGGAGGAGTTGAAACCGTTCAGTCGCAACCGGCTACACATGGAAACGCTCCTGACAGTTCATATAGCATATCCACAACGAGAACTTCTGAAGTTGATGAAGAAAATAAACCATACAAACCTACACCACAAACTGAAACAGGCCAACAACCACAACTATCAACGACTACTACAACAACTAAAATACCACTAACAAGTGATCAAAATGAAGAAATTAATACATCAAGTTCCAATAAATGTACGGAGGAAGGTTATTTCGGAAATATGGACGATTGTAAGAAATTCTACAGATGTGTTGATAATGGAAAGGCTGGCCTTCAAATGTACGAATATTCTTGTGGAGAAGGCACTATTTGGGACCAGAGACTTAAAGCATGTAATCATCCACATGATGTTGAACATCCGTCTTGTTCAACATCAAGTCAAACTCTATCAAACAATGATGCTTCAATTACTTCAGAATTACCAACCAGTAAAGTAAGTTCAACCTCAACTGTTTTACCTGCAACAACAATCGAAAAtacatatagtaatataatcgAGCCATCCACAACTGCTAAGCCATATCAGCAAAGTACAAGTTCAAGTGTCACTATAAATCCAGTTGATGAAAATACATGTTCAAAAGAAGGATATTTTGGGAACTCCAAAGATTGCGGAAAATTCTATAGATGCGTTGATAATGGTAAAAATAGTTTcacaaaatatgattttacttGTGGAGAAGGAACTATTTGGGATCAAGATATAATAGCTTGTAATCATCCGCAAGACGTCGAACATCCTTCATGTTCATCAAATGTCTCATCAACTGAGTCCACAACCACTGAAAAACATACTGAAGTTCCCTCATCAACAACAGCAAAAATCTCAACAAGAAGTTCTACAATTTCAACCACACTAACCACAACAACAACATCTTCACCAACCAGTACATCGACAACGCCAAAAACATTGACTTCGACAACGACAAGCGCAACTCCTTCAAGTGACACTATAAATTCATTTGATGAAAATACATGTTCAGAAGAAGGATATTTTGGGAACACCAAAGATTGCGGAAAATTCTATAGATGCGTTGATAATGGTAAAAATAGTTTcacaaaatatgattttacttGTGGAGAAGGAACTATTTGGGATCAAGATATATTAGCTTGTAATCATCCGCAAGACGTCGAACATCCTTCATGTTCATCAAATATCACACCAGCTGAGTCTACAACCACTGAGAAACAAACTGATGTTCCCTCATCAACAACAGCAAACATTTCAACAAGTAGTTCTACAATTTCAAACATACAAACCACAACAACAACATCTTCACCAACCAGCACATCGACAACGCCAAAAACATTGACTTCGACAACGACGAGCGCAACTCCTTCAAATGACACTTCATTTGATGAAAATACATGTTCAGAAGAAGGATATTTTGGGAACACCAAAGATTGCGGAAAATTCTATAGATGTGTTGATAATGGTAAAAATAGTTTCACAAAATATGACTTTACTTGTGGAGAAGGAACTATTTGGGATCAAGATATAATAGCTTGTAATCATCCGCAAGACGTCGAACATCCTTCATGTTCATCAAATGTCTCATCAACTGAGTCCACAACCACTGAAAAACATACTGAAGTTCCCTCATCAACAACAGCAAAAATCTCAACAAGTAGTTCTACAATTTCAACCACACTAACCACAACAACAACATCTTCACCAACCAGCACATCGACAACGCCAAAAACAACAACGACGAGCTCAACTCCTTCAAGCACCATAACTACAGAAAGTTCTACAGTGGCAAATAATGAAAACCAAACTTCAATGGAAGGACAAGAAAAAGGAAACTTTACATGTACCAAAGCTGGATTTTACCCTAATCCCAATGACTGTAAAAAGTTTTACAGATGTGTTGACTGGTATAATAATGGTACAAGCTTCTCTATCTTTCATTTTGATTGTGGTGAAGGTACTATATGGGACCCGTCTTTAGACACATGTAACTATGAAGATTCTGTGTATCCCCCTCGAAATTGCAATGGTTCTTCCattcaaacacaaaataataccGAAAGTACAACGTCTGCAAGTAGTTCAACAGATACGACTACTACGAAAGCAACCACAGCAATGACGACCGGTGAACCCTCAACCACAGAAGAAAGTAGCTCTACTTCAACTACAGAACAAAGTAGCTCTACATCAACAACAGAACAAAGCAGTTCTACTTCAACTACAGAACAAAGCAGCTCTTCTTCAACTACAGAACAAAGCAGCACTTTGTCAACTACGGAACAAAGTAGTTCCACTCAAACATCGACTACAACAGAGCAACAAACTTCAACAACTGAAAAAAGCACAACGCAAACAGAAGCATCCTCAACTGAACAATCAACGACAGCGACCTCAGAATCAACCACGACTGATCGTTCAACTACTCCTATAGATCAAACTGATAAAACAACTGCAGAATCATCTACTAGTGAAGGTACAACACAATCCTCGTCTACTGAACAACAATCTACATCAAACACAGATTCCTCATCAGAACCAACAGACAACGATAAAACGACAACAGAGGCCACACAGCAAACAACTGAAAGTACCACCAGTTCCCCTACTAAAGACAAGTGTCCTGAAATGAACGAAGATCAATACGCTTATGTTTGTCCAACATCATTCAGAAGACATCCCAAATATTGCAACCTATTTTATCAATGCACCGAAGATGATGATAGCCATGATTTGAAAATAGCACTATTTCACTGCcctaacaatacaatttacGATGAATCAAAAACGCAGTGCGTAGATGAAAATAAAGCTTCAAAGAAATGCGATGGGACTTTAGCCCAAACTCACCGCATCAAGCGATTCAGTAACGATTATATAGATCCG ATCATCGTTGGCACCGATAGCTATGCATGTCCAAATGTGGGATACTTTCCCTTCGAGAGAAATCAAGAATGTTCACAAGCAATGTTAAAATGTCAACGTTCgagaaacaataatttaactgGATATGTGTTCCGATGTCCCGAAGGATATACTTTTTGGTCAAAGAGTAAACGATGTGAACGAATTTCACGGATTAAAGATTGTAAACGGTCGATCTACCCCTGGGACAAAAGACACGACATACCAAAAGAGGTTCATAATGTTgcattgtattaa
- the LOC111004221 gene encoding 28 kDa heat- and acid-stable phosphoprotein translates to MPRGKYTNHKGRNRKFTSPEELEEQRKQEELKKKWRKEHGDESTSEEESDGNKSGSGSSDESDSDDDTPAKAKGVSGLIEVENPNRVVKKNKKLSNLDNLGEGEKPQLSRREREEIERQRAAAAYQKAHAEGKTEQARADLARLAIIRQQREEAAKRREAEKKAKDETPKKR, encoded by the exons ATGCCCCGTG gaaagTACACTAACCACAAGGGTCGCAACCGCAAATTTACGAGCCCCGAAGAGTTAGAAGAGCAACGGAAGCAAGAAGAGCTGAAAAAGAA gtgGAGAAAGGAACATGGAGATGAAAGTACAAGTGAGGAAGAGTCTGATGGGAATAAGTCTGGGTCAGGAAGCAGTGATGAAAGTGATTCAGATGATGAT acACCTGCAAAAGCAAAGGGTGTTTCAGGGTTAATAGAAGTTGAAAACCCAAACCGTGTAGTTAAAAAGAATAAGAAACTATCCAACTTGGACAATCTTGGAGAAGGAGAGAAACCTCAGCTTTCAAG GCGTGAACGCGAAGAAATTGAAAGGCAGCGAGCAGCAGCAGCCTATCAGAAAGCACACGCAGAGGGCAAAACAGAGCAGGCTAGAGCCGACCTCGCAAGGTTAGCCATTATTAGGCAGCAGAGGGAAGAGGCCGCCAAGAGACGCGAAGCGGAAAAGAAGGCTAAGGATGAAACTCCAAAGAAAAG GTAA